Genomic DNA from Lactuca sativa cultivar Salinas chromosome 8, Lsat_Salinas_v11, whole genome shotgun sequence:
ACGTGCAAGAGTATCCATCCCAGCAATATGAGCAATAAATAAGTCTTCAACATCTGTACTTTCCCTTCGtctgtatatacatatatatatatttttttacttaATCAGGAtaaagtaaatgaccattttacccttttgtttagaaataaaaaataaataaataaatgtaatcaATTGGGTAAACATGGATGTTTAAATGCATAAAGCAACCATCTTAGTTCATTAAGACATGTTTAATGTATTAAGATAAAAAAGGAACTCACAATTTGGCATCAAAATTGAATCCCCCAGGTGAAAGTCCACCctgtaattaaaaaaaataaaaattaagtcAATAATCACCAGTGACAATAATTAATAATTACTGTGTCccattaaaaaaacaaaaccctTTTTTCTTTTGTTCCAAAAGGTTGTTGTGTTTCATATGTTTATCTcaaagggtattttaggtatttcacATGTTCCACTTACATTCTTGATGACACTGAGCATAACCAAAGTGGCTTCATTGACATCCATCAAAAACTGATCAGTATCCCAACCTACTTGAGGGTCACCGGTGTTGGCATCAATGTTTCCTAATAAACCATTGATTCTTGCAGTTTCAAGCTCATGGTGACAActgcaaaacaattttttttttttaattttaaataattaaaaagaacaaaaagtGTATAAATAATCAAAACTAAAGTCATAATGTTAACACACACCTGTGACCAGATAGAGTAGCATGGTTGCATTCAATATTCAATTTGAATTCTCCTGCAGTGAGATATATTTTAGGGCTATTCTTGATAATGAAGATGacaagggcattttcgtctttttgCTTAGACAAAAGATCAAAAGAATATTCCTTTCATAATACAATGTTTTTAGTTACAATCTTTAAACTATTGCAAgtcattaaaaatttaaaatcaattTTAAGTTTTTTAGTTTTAACATTTTCTTTCATATAAAAGTATGATTCtagattaaaaaataataataataataataatagaaaagaTTACCTATAAGTCCATACTTCCTTAAGAAATTAGCAGCAGTGGCAGCATCCCAATCATACCTACCAACATTAAtataacaattaaaaaataaataaataaacttgtTAATTTCTTaccaaaaaagaaaaatagaTAATATCATACTGGTGCTTTGTGGGTTCTTGAGGCTTGGGCTCAATAAGAAGTGTTCCTGAAGCAAAAATTAACATAAATATAAACAgttataaataatttttattcttttatgttttttaataccAATTGTCTTGTATTTATATAATAATTAGTTAATTACCAGTGAATCCAATCTTCTTTTTATAGGCTACTGCAGCTTCAAAAAACCGTGCCtacaaaaaatataatttccACATTATATCTATTTTTTTCAAcaattaaaaaatttatttttaatgaaaaatttacCATATGGTCAAGCTCTCTCTCCATATCAGTGTTGAGAAGAGTCTGATAACCCTCACGACCACCCCAAAACACATAATTTTCACCCCCTAGATAATGTGTAACCTGTGTAAATAGTAAAAGTTCATATCAAGGGCAAAATTGtcttttttttgttaaataaacTAAGTAGTAAGTAGTAAATACCAACCTCTATTGCTTTCTTGACTTGAGCTGCAGCATATGCATAGACTCCAATTTCAGGGCTGTGGTTATGTATTAAGTATTAAATtcagatattattattattattaattaaatatattgaaaaaaatatatatgaagcTTGAAAAAGGTGTAATATGAACCTGGTGGCACCACCATGCATGTAGCGGGGATGCATGAACAACTGAGCTGTACCCCATAAAGGACGAATTTTTGTCCCCTGAGAGAATATCagaaacattttttttatggATTAATGTTTTGATAAAAGAAATTAATTTACTTGATTAACCCTTCTTTTTTGTTTAACAATGAGAAATTACCTGAAGTTCTTTCGCAAGAGCTACAATTTCATCAAGATTTGCATTAGTTTCCTACAAAGATAATCAAAAAACTTGATCAATAATCAAAAGTCAAAACATAAGATTACAAATtacattatgtgataaatataataaaataatgccAATTACCTCCAATGTTTCACCATCTGGAGCAATGTCTCTATCATGAAAACACCACCTATCAACTCCAAGCTTCTCTAGGAACTCAAAATTCGCCCTCACTACAACAAAAAATGAAAGCAATGAGCAGAGTTGACCAAATATTGACCAAATAAAGAAGTCTACAAAACAATTGATCTTACTTCTTCTCTTTGCCATGGCTAAAGAATTACTACCATCTTCCCATGGCCACATTTTAGTAGCTGCACCAAAAGGATCACCACCTGTTCCACGAAAAGTGTGCCAAAAAGCAACACTAAATCGCATCCAATCCTTCATATTCTTTCCAAGAATCTCCTCATTCGGATTATACCATTTATACGCAAGTGGATTTTTGCTTTTGGGTCCCTACAAGTAACAATCATGAATGATTTGTCTCAAATTCCAGATTTCAAAATCGAAAAGGCGATTATCGTGATTACTCATTAGGTTTGCTAACCTCGTATTTAATTTTGGGAATCCCAGGAAAAAATTCCCCTTCCCATTCAGCCGAATCGTCGAAACCACAATCACCATCAAGATCTGCAGGACAGGTATGTGGATCTTCGGAAATCTATAAGAAAGAAAATTGACATAGTTAGTACTGATTTACAGTGGAATGAGTAAAACAGAGACAAAGGCGTAAACCCTAACAAAAGGGTAAAATCAAACAGATTAAGTTAAATATTCAAAGCATTACCACTGTATGAAAGATCACATTGAAACAGAGAAAAAACAGCAACAACTTCCCAGCTTTCGTACTTGTCATTTCATTCAATTTCAGATAACCTAAATCGAAATAGAAAAAGGATCAAAGGTTAGtaacaaaacaaaataatcatCATAACATAACGGATGATGAATGCAACAGTGCGGCTCAATCCCTAATTTCAAATCAAGTGAAGAGAAAACGTACGATCAGAAGAAGTactaaaattgttttttttttttcaaaatctgaTCATATACCAAAATCGGGACAAAATCTCAAAAAACCGAATTCAAAATTAAGCAGTACAACACTTTATCGACGAAGAAAAACGTCTGCATGATTGAATCTTGAAAACCTAAAAGCTGAGTGACAGTCAAAACAGTGACGAGTATCACGAAAAGTACGCGCCACTTACAGATTATGGACGAGAGATTAGTGTGAAAGATTTGCAAAGTGAATGAGGTGGAATTGTGTTGATAGATTTTAGAAGGCAATTTGGATAAGTAATATAGATTTGGAGCAGATGAAAGTTGTTGATATTCCAAATACGTGCATTGATATTCGatagaaagagagagatagataaGAATGCAAACTCACAGGTGATGTGTGACTCTTTATAAACTGcaacaaataatattattaagtcATAGATATACTCGAacatataaattatttatttatttacttaataATCCAAGCTATTCAAAGAAACCTCGTCATCTTTTGATTATTATccttttatatattatatattaaatataaaataatgatAAATGATATGCTTTAATATGCAGATTTTATAGAAGTTATTCGTTAAAATGATCGTGTTTGGATACCCAAGCATTAATGcataactaatttttttttagaGATAGCACAAAAAtatcaatattttttttgtttaaaaaaagcGTAACTTTGCAACATCGCTTTTTTAGTGGTCACACGACCATTATTATATTGTGTTTTTCTAATTTATTCTGCAAAAGTgttgattttcaaataaaaaaaaagtttgtaGAAAATAGTATGTTCCAATAGTTTGCATAAGAAAATATTTCTTATTTATACAAAGTTATTTTAGTCAAAGTGCATAAGATGTTTGGCAAATAAGATATTAAATTTTCTTTTTAGTAAGACCCGACAATGGTTGGGTTAGgttattttcgagtttttgggGAAATAGAAGGGTGGTGGTGGAGAACCGGATTCCTAATTGATCGTTTAAGGTCACTTTTTGAACTAATATTTTTACTTTATGTCTGAGTTATAGAAATCCAATCTAAAATAATTCAAAATGATACTTATGAATCAAAGCACAGAAACATAAGTCAAATGTTAGAAGAATCTTGAGTTTAttataggagagagagagagagttttgaaTAGTATCTATATGTCTCAATTCAATAGTGGAGTCGTTTTTATACTAGACAAATTGGCTTGTGTCTTTCTAAACTAGTTAAGAGAATCACAAATTTAATGACATAATTAATGATTTTTAAATCTGACGATATTAGTCAACCTTATCGTAATCACCCGTTATAATTCAGATTTTTCATATGAAAACTAATTCAATTTTTCGAAGACCTTTTGGGACACTGCCCCAAACCTCACGGGGTTACAACGGGATCTGCCCTTTGAACCCCACTAGAGGTGTTGCCCTTAGGACCTTGCGGCCCCCTAGATTCCGTTATTCTTTTGTACCGACTTATAATTCGTTTTATATATACATGCACTCCACATTCACCGAACATATAATAAACATCTTAGGTCACATATTAGTTTCAATTATATAAAATGTCTGGTAAAACCAAAATCACCAATAGGGTTAACATGTTTAATTAAACGCGATGAAAATTTCAATCGAACTCAAACATATTTAAGTAATGGGTTGAGAAATTTCAacttaacccaacttgattattaaATTGGATGAAATCGGAGTGACATCTTTATCTTTTTCCAAccaaaattatttaataaacaaaTTGTCCTATTTAAATCTCTAAAAGAAAACCCATCAAAATCCAATAATTATTGTAACTTTTTTCACATAAAACTCAAAAACTCCAATATTTATTCAAGTTTTTGTAACGGTTGACTGGTTGatgaaagagaagaagaagataggTAGCAGAGTTTTGCGATTAAGGTTATGTTAAACAATGAGAGTAACATAGTGGTCGACTAAGAAAGTGTTGTATGTCATTAAGAAGGTTACTAgttatattaattatatttttattttctttccaaagtttaaattattaaaattttaatcacatggcaatactaattaaatatagattAAAAATACTTAAAACTCTTAAATGGGGTGATCGGTTTGATTATGTTGAGAATTTCAactataatttaatatatttaattaaagaGGTTAATCTAACCAATTtcattaaacataataaaaatatCAACCCAACCCGTTAATCAATAGGTTGGTTTTTCAGATTCGGATCAAGATTATCAGCTTGTTAGCTTCTATATCtttaaaagtttttatttttaagcAAATTTTCTTTTATCGTCTTTAAAGTAAGGAAATCTAAAAGTTGAAACCCACGTTCTCTAACATGAAAAACATAGACATTAACCAATTGTGTTGAATTTATTTTtgcttatatttaaaaaaatgtttattaaaactcaatttttgtggtttttttagTCTGTGAAACAAcgttatatttttattaattaaaatcacTTTGAAAAATTATCATgataataaaaattaataaaatcgcTTGGTGTCATAAAGTAATTTTGTAAATACATTTTCATGTATTTAGTGGTCATTTTATGTTTCTACTTGAAAACGTGGTCTTCTtattatatgatttttatataattacttttttttaatgcaattaatattaatatatggtTGTTATAATCAAGAAAATATTGTTTGTTTTGGATTAAGGAATGAAAAAGTATATCAGTCTTGAAATGATATTCCCATAAAAATGAGTGTTTCTCATTCAACTCGTTATCCATGTTTTTTTCGgtacgtgtttttttttttttttttttttaataaaagagaTTGCTAGTGTTAAAAAAAGACTTCAACACCATTTCCTATTTAAATGGGATTTTGGGTTTTttacttttatgttatttttacactttttagaTACTATTAGAACTATTATTTCCAAACATTTTTATACAACTTTAATTACAATCTGTAGTAAAGAATAGTTTTCCCAAACATATACTACTtcaaactaattaaaaaaattcTACCAATATAACCACATTGTACTACTTGACCTCATATCAAAATCagacacgcacacacacacacaaaaaatatATTCATGAATCAAACGATCtagaattaaaaaatgttttcATAAATCGTAGCCCAACACCTAACAATCCTCTCACCAATAATGCTAGTCATTTTGGTTGCTCGAATATTAAAGATTCATTGAGAGCTATTGATTGAAATCAAAAGCAAAAAGGGACCAAGGACGAACAAAGACCCAACAAGATGATAATGTTGGGCCAAAGGTGTTGACCCTTACTGATGTAGTGATGTATATAGCATGATCTATGAGATCCATCAAGTCGTTAAACCAATAAATCTTCACCTAAAATTAGGAGGGTAAAAGCATCACGTTATGTTTGGTTTATGTAGATAATAATAGAATAAATATGGGCAAAAAAAAAGTCGGTTATGAGTCAAACcagtcataaaaaaaaaatgtattatgTCTAAACTATCTATAAAAATCGGTCTAAAGACTCTAAACCAATACATGATGCTCCATTAACTTGTAAGCTTTTAGTTTTATAGCCATCATCCTCTATACCTCCTTCTTCCCAAAGAGGATGTGGGATGCTCCTTTTATTttagacttttttttttcaacttgtgAGCTTCTATTCTTTCTAAAAAGCAAAACTTTTTTAAGAGCTTACTCATAATACATGAAATATGTTTTAAATTTTGTCTTTTCTTTCCAATACTTGGTACTTGTTAGATAGAGTTCGAATAGTTTCTATGTCTAactaaggggctgtttggtaagatctgaatttttaagatctgaatttttaagaggtctgaatttttaagagggtctgaatttttaagatctgaattttgaaCATGCTGTTTGGTTGGAACCTCTTAATTGTTGTGCTGAATtaacaaaatgaccattttaccctttgtattattttttttcagaataattataaaaaaaacatgaatgccatacaaaatccaaaattcacacaaattaaaattTCTTTTCAATAATTTATAATGATCTTTTTGAGATATATTTACAAAAATAACATCATGCTTTTATATCCCAAGGATTTCAAAGTTAAAAACAACATATTTGACATCGATTTGTACTCCTTCTCCATCACCTCAAAGTTTTCTTTCAAACATTTCAACCTGCAAATTCAAATTCAACAAGGAAACAAATCAGCTCAATGGAAATTTATATAATCATTACTGTAAATTGAATGAATGTTCTTTACATAACTAGGCTTGGGTTAAACTCAAGGTTTTCCAAAAATCACtttaaacatatatatagaattccATACCAAATCCATCATTAACTATTGAAAGTATGTTTGCtagaatatatattttttcaaaatcTCCAATTGTTATAACTTGTATAAACTACTTTCAATTCACACAAAGCTCGTGCATAATTGCTAGATAATGATGCACCATCACTAATGTATCAAAGTCCATATGATATGCATCATTATCCCCAGCTCAAAGTTTTACAAAATCCcttaaatagcaacatacttttcaaaCTCAGTTTTTTTTAACTTCAAAGTTCAAATATATAGTTTCATTCACCGAACGTATGTATCTATGTGTTCTATTTCATATTCATCAACCAactggttgttttttttttttttttgccaaaatcTACAATATTAACCAACCAATTTATCATCTTCTATCTTGAGATTTCAAACAATATTCATATTTTCTGGAAACATGATGCTACTGATAATAgagtttttcagaaaatatacAAATTCATCGTCAATCTGTCTTTGCATATGAATTAACCCTCAAATTTGAACTACTCGAAATTAATTGAGGTTCGAGGTCAAGAACTTATGTCGATAGTTTTGAGggcaagaaaatgaaaaaaaaactaatatgaTTTCAAGCATTGACTTCTTGTAACAGAAATATATGATGAAATTAACAAGAAGTTAGGGTAAATCATTTGATTTCCAGCGACAATACTCAACTTCcaagcaaaaagaaaagaaagaaaaatgtaCCACAGTCGATGACTTTGAGGGAGCCAGAGGGCTTCGCTGCCGGCAAAGACTGCGTCTTTGCAGAGGTGGTGCCCGGACGGGATGGAGGATGGCTGCAATCGGAGTTTCGGTGGGAGGGAGCAGATATATTGGCGAAGAAGAGAGAGTAGAAGGAAGGCGCTAGGTCTCGCACAAAAGGTTTCACCGAGGAATAGAATGGAGGCATATTAGGGCAAAGGGGCAAGAAGATGTCGGCGTTTTGTTGTAGAAGGGTCGGAGGGAAGAGCAACCTGTGAGAATGAGAAATAGACAGAGAAAAGAAGAAGGAGCGACGATGGGTAAAAGAGGAATACGCAtctcttatatttttttttcagacACGACTCCACATCTGAAATATTAAGAGGGTTTTAAAAAATTAAGAGACAAAAAGTAAGAGGCTACCAAACAAGCTGAatttgaatttttaagaggttacctcttaatttttcaattaagaggtaaacaaacaagGCCTAAGTATGCGTAATTTTCTGAAATAGTTCATATATGAAATAAATACAACAATTTTAGTGTTGTGTTTAGATTTTTAATTTAGAATTGTTTATAATAAAAACATTACTGACTTGATGTGGATCTTTGAATATATGAAATAAATACAACAATTTtagtgttttgcttagatttttAATTTAGAATTGTTTATAATAAAAACATTACTTGCTTGATGTGGGTCTTTTAGCAAGTATAGTACATAACTTAGTGAATCCAACCCGAAAAAATAAAACCAGACcgaaaaacataaattaaaatcgAAAAAAATGAATGCAATGATGCGATACCAAACTACTCTACCGCATAATGACCATCCAAAGTCAATCTAAAATCATATAGATCTTGGAATAAACTGTTTAGGCAAAGATATAAAATGACCAATCCATCCAAATCGATTCTTTGCACCTTTTATAATACTATTGAAAtattaataacaaaaaaatatttcaaattgaaaataaaatttttaaatatttatattttttggtAATAAATTTTTTATTCGTTCAAAGTCTGTTTTGTACATGGAATATACCAAATGAACACGTCAATATTAAATATATATGATTATTTAGCGGATTTTATGCAAAAAAGTTTCAATATTTTAAGAAATTTTTGATAAAGTCCTAAAAATAGATTTGAACAAAAGTCTCCATCATTTAACATTTtgccaaaattaacaaaaaatatatttttttttaatttcaacagGAATGACAGATTATGTGATTTTAATGAgacttttttattaaaaaatatttaagacTTTATCAGGCAATCTACCAAAATAATGAGATTTTCctatataaaatatgtattta
This window encodes:
- the LOC111894796 gene encoding xylose isomerase isoform X1 encodes the protein MFEYIYDLIILFVAVYKESHITCYLKLNEMTSTKAGKLLLFFLCFNVIFHTVISEDPHTCPADLDGDCGFDDSAEWEGEFFPGIPKIKYEGPKSKNPLAYKWYNPNEEILGKNMKDWMRFSVAFWHTFRGTGGDPFGAATKMWPWEDGSNSLAMAKRRMRANFEFLEKLGVDRWCFHDRDIAPDGETLEETNANLDEIVALAKELQGTKIRPLWGTAQLFMHPRYMHGGATSPEIGVYAYAAAQVKKAIEVTHYLGGENYVFWGGREGYQTLLNTDMERELDHMARFFEAAVAYKKKIGFTGTLLIEPKPQEPTKHQYDWDAATAANFLRKYGLIGEFKLNIECNHATLSGHSCHHELETARINGLLGNIDANTGDPQVGWDTDQFLMDVNEATLVMLSVIKNGGLSPGGFNFDAKLRRESTDVEDLFIAHIAGMDTLARGLRNAAKLLEDGSLTELVRKRYQSFDSELGAQIEAGKADFELLEKKAMEWGEPTVPSGKQELAEMIFQSAM
- the LOC111894796 gene encoding xylose isomerase isoform X2, with the translated sequence MTSTKAGKLLLFFLCFNVIFHTVISEDPHTCPADLDGDCGFDDSAEWEGEFFPGIPKIKYEGPKSKNPLAYKWYNPNEEILGKNMKDWMRFSVAFWHTFRGTGGDPFGAATKMWPWEDGSNSLAMAKRRMRANFEFLEKLGVDRWCFHDRDIAPDGETLEETNANLDEIVALAKELQGTKIRPLWGTAQLFMHPRYMHGGATSPEIGVYAYAAAQVKKAIEVTHYLGGENYVFWGGREGYQTLLNTDMERELDHMARFFEAAVAYKKKIGFTGTLLIEPKPQEPTKHQYDWDAATAANFLRKYGLIGEFKLNIECNHATLSGHSCHHELETARINGLLGNIDANTGDPQVGWDTDQFLMDVNEATLVMLSVIKNGGLSPGGFNFDAKLRRESTDVEDLFIAHIAGMDTLARGLRNAAKLLEDGSLTELVRKRYQSFDSELGAQIEAGKADFELLEKKAMEWGEPTVPSGKQELAEMIFQSAM